Genomic window (Acinonyx jubatus isolate Ajub_Pintada_27869175 chromosome B1, VMU_Ajub_asm_v1.0, whole genome shotgun sequence):
GGACACAATGGGCCCGCGGGCCGCGCGGACGGGCCTCGGCCCGGCTgcggaaagggaaagagaaacgGGGAGCgggcggagggagagggtggAATGGGAGGTCCCGCCGCGGCCGGGGGCGAGGCTCGGGGCCGAGGAGCGCGGCTTCCCCACCGCAGACCCAACAAAGACGCGAGGAGAACCCCGGCCGAGCCCTGCCTGCCTGGCCGCCTGGGCGCCAGGACAGGAGGAGGTGGCAGGTTCGCTCCTCGGAACGGCCGGGAGGCGCCAtcatggggaaggggggggtcCCCGGTCCGCCCCACGCGGGAAAGAGCCCCCTCCCAGCCGCGGCCCGCGTCACCGGCCCCGCACGACCGCGGCAGCCCGGCGGGCCCGCGCCCGCCCCACaagaggcggcggcggcgctggAAAGCCCAGGGAGCCGAAGGAGGGCGGGGACGCGGCAAAGGAGAAAGTTGGGCTCAGGTCTGTTTCGTTTTACCGGGTTGGCGGCGCGCCCGTCCGCGCGGGCGCACGAGTGGCCGGGCGAGCGGGGTCCCGCGGCCCCGGTCCGGCCGGCGGGGCGCTGCCCTCGCAGGGTCCCTCCCCGCGCCTCGGCCCGGGCTGAGCCGCTcggcctctccttcctcctcccgccCGCCCGCTCGCTCCCGGAGCCTGGATTGATCTGGTCGCGCTGGCGTCAGGGAGTCGGAGCCGCCCAGCCTCCACTCCTCGGCTGCCAATACCCGGCGCACTCGCCCGCCCGCCCGCACGCTCGCTCGCCTGCTCACACGCGCAcccgcgcgccgccgccgccgccgcgcgacCAGGGATCCTCTCCAAATTCCCCGCCGGTTAGCGCGAGCGCGGGGCCAGCCACCTCCCCCCGCCTCCGACCCCACGCCCCATTTATTCCGAGGAGAAAAAACAactttcctcctcctgcttcctttAGTCCGGGTGGAGCGGACTTGGTGCATTATCCTCAAATGAAGTTTGGTGTTCAGCATTTATTTCCTGAAATGTTCATCACCCGTCCACCGCGCCCTCCGAACGGTACTGTAAACGTGGAGTGCATTTTTGACAATTATCTTTCAAGGCTCTCCTTTTCCTGTCTAGTTTCCATTGCCCTTCACTAACTTTCCTGTTTTGCAAGCCCCAGAAGTTGCTTGTACCCAGAATTGGATAGCCTAGTTCTGTTGCGTGTGCTTACACCAAACCCGGAATCAGTAGTGTTTTGTGCCAGTTCGGGATCTAATGATTCCAGTAGCTAACCTAATTGTTTGACAGCTGCCACAATGGAACTCAACTTTTGATCCAATTTCTACAATCTTTTAGATGACTCCAAccccctaaaataaaaacaaactggcTCTCATCTACCTGATCTGCAAAGACGTTGAACATATCTTTTTGTAACGATTAATTTTTCCCTTGGCTAGCTCTCTGGAAGCTGGCATGAAATCTTGGATAATCACCATAATGTTGAGTTATGTTTAGAGAGGAGTAATTACTCTGAGGAATAAACTGCACATGAACCAAAAGAATCGCTACCACCAATATAAGGAAAATATCGGAGACCGAAATAATGGTACTCTCCAATTGCTCATGTGTGATTACAtgtccacattttatttaaaattcttacttATTAATTTGTTTCTGCATCCCATGTGTAATTATTCAAAGGATATGCAATAAATCCCATGAAACACATAAAATACCGTTTATAAATTATAGATCAGAATGTTCCAGCTAATTTCTTTGTTAAGCTATTTGAGCACTTTCTGGTCAGTTCTTGGGCCTCATCTCATTTTCCCTAAAAGCAGCATTTGACACAGTTCATCATTCTCCACTCCTTGGAACAACAGCTGGAATGAGCCTTGTCAAATGCCACTTGGATCaggtcactcctctgctcaaaacccttccTTGATAAATAGGATGTgctatacatacaatggaacattattcagtcattaaaaagaatgaaacactgaCACATtctacatggatgaaacttgaaaatacGCTATGTGagagaaatcagacacaaaagagcATACATTGTAagcttccatttatatgaaatatccagaataggaatatctatagagacagaaattagaatGGTAGTTGCCTGTGTTTGGGGAAATAGATTGTGGAGGAGTGATAGCTAAAagttctggagtttcttttgggagcatgtgtgtgtgaaaaatgctctaaaattagtTTGTAATGATAATTATACAACTCTGTGGATATACTAAAAgttattgaattgtacacttcaagtAGGTAAATTATAGGAATTTTATTCAATACAGCTATTTAAAAAGCCATGACAACTAAGGGCAGTGTATGCTCCTTGACTGGATCCAGGATTAGGGAAGAAGCTACAAAATGACATGATAAAACTTAGttgttatattataaaaattatagaattattaaattttaagctATAGATGACCTTTCCTCGTGCAGTCATACCTGGTAGCTGCAAATCATAATTATTAATTCTATACATGCCATGCAATTTGATTTTGCCCTTTATGCAAGTTCTTTctttaaatggtaataaaaaattagatacttttttttaaaggacattattgggacaattgTCAAAGCTTGAATATGGCTTGTGTATTAATATcattgtatcaaaaaaaaaaacttcccgtGGCTCCCCATTTCACTCAAAATAAGGGTTCTCACAATGTGCACAAACCCCTACCTAATCTGCCCTCTTGGCTCCCCTTTACCGCTCCCATCTGGTCTCCTATTCTCTCGGTTGCTTACTTCCTCAAGTCAACTTAACCTCCTCACACATCCTGGAACAACCCGGGTGCAAtccacctcagggcctctgcACTAGCTGTTTCCTCCTTGGAAAGCCCTTTCCACCGTGGGCTGCTCCCTCACCCCCCTCAAGTCTTCACCCAAGTGTTTCCCTCTCAATGAGACCCACCCTGGTCACTCTAAAATTTTGCCCAcctctcccaaacacacacatccTATAATGCTCTTTCCCTGCTTGGCCGTGGATGTTTCACTTATCACTACCTAACTACTTGCTTAGCCAaaaaagcaggatttttttttcctgttctgttcATTGCTATTGTCTCAGAGCCTAGAGCAGTACCTGTCCCCTAATAGAAGCTTATTAAacacctgttgaatgaatgaatgaacaaatgaatggagcACTGTTCTAATTACAGGGCATATAATGGCAAACTATGCAGATTAAAATCCGTGCTCTCatcaaagaagacaaataatgaataaacacacaaatacgCTAGCGGGgtagggggtggagggtgggggatggtACACGGGATGGAAGAAACAGGGTAGGAAGGGATTAGGAATGGGGAAAGTTGCTATTTCTAGGGCTAGGGCAAACTCCCTAACAAGAGGTCTTGTAGTAAAAGACAGGGCATGCCACTGACCTAGGAGGAGGGTCTCTAGACTCCCAAGCAGAGTGAAGAGCAAGTGAAGGGCACCTGAACCTGAGTCTACGTCACCCATTCACAGAAGAGCCAGGAGGCCAGTGTGCTGACCAAAGGAGAAGCTAGACATAGGAGGAAAGACAGTGTGTGGGCCCAGATGTACCTGGGCTGGTGGCTGTGGAGGTGGGAACATAGGGAAGTTCTCTTCTAGTGCTTCTCTTATCCTAGTGAAATAGCCACAGACCCTACTTCCTGACAatggagagggtgggagagactgTGGAGTTTGGAGAGAGCAGCAGATATGAGTTATCTTCTGGGAGAGTTTGAGAGCAAATGAACTACGGAAATGTGGTAGGATTGCCAGGCAGTGCTATTAAGTGCCCATTTGaggttagtggtcatgaatttaaAGCAGGCCCAGTCAGCATGGCTATGGATTTTTTCCCAGCTTCGTCAGCCTAAGGGGCAAAGCTAGGATTTTGCAGGTGGGTGTGATGGAGGGAAAAAGGGTTAGAGAGAAGAgggtgtgggaaggagggaggtgaggaCATACAGGAGTAAAGGACAATGGAAAAGTAATAGGATCAATGGATTGGAGGTCCCAGTGGAATCTAAGATTTCCTGAAGTTGGGAACCACTCCCAAATGCTGGAGAACAGTCTGAGAATGGGATGCTTGAAATGATGGATCTGGAGCAGTTTGGGTAATGCCGAGGTCTAGCGGTGTGACCAGAGACAGTGGGTGGCTGAGGAGGATAAGCTCCTCAGAGAAAAGGAGGGATCAAGGAACTGAAGGCAAATTAATTATGCTATTGAACtagcttctttaaaataaaaaacaactacTAATTTACAATAAGGGAGAGCCCTGAAAATTGGCTGCAAAtactaaatatacaaaatatgaaccccaaaatttattttaaaagatatgacTCTActcaatataaaaaatgtaatgtgGGTTTTGTGTCACAGACCTTAAGTGAATTTGAATGAATCAATTTCCCTGGAATGAGCCCGCCAAAGATCCCTGGTGTGGTATATTACACATTAAAAAGGAATGTTCCAGTGATAGGTATAGTTGGGGGAAAAAGTGcaaattatgaattaaaaaaaatttttttaacgtttattgatttttgaaagagagagagagagagagagcacaaagcagtggagaggcagggaaagaaagagacacagaatccgaagcaggctccaggcgctgagctgtcagcacagagcccgatgcagggctcgaagccacgaactgtgagatcgtgacctcaacagaagtcagatgcttaactgactgagccacccagatgcccgcaAATTATGAATTTTTGATGTTGAAATCCCTCTATTCTCTCATCGCACCTTTTCCTCCAGAGAGTTTTTGGCTGCTTATAATTAGGAATGTGTTTAGGCATGCTGTTGAATATCCGTGGGAAGACCCTACTTGCCTTCTAAGTACTATGAGGGTGAGAACTATGTCTACTTGTTTCCCCACTGCAT
Coding sequences:
- the LOC128314451 gene encoding collagen alpha-2(I) chain-like, with the translated sequence MRRGAGHRVSSSRQTRSARRRPRRRQRLRLPNSRKGRSGRRGTQWARGPRGRASARLRKGKEKRGAGGGRGWNGRSRRGRGRGSGPRSAASPPQTQQRREENPGRALPAWPPGRQDRRRWQVRSSERPGGAIMGKGGVPGPPHAGKSPLPAAARVTGPARPRQPGGPAPAPQEAAAALESPGSRRRAGTRQRRKLGSGLFRFTGLAARPSARAHEWPGERGPAAPVRPAGRCPRRVPPRASARAEPLGLSFLLPPARSLPEPGLIWSRWRQGVGAAQPPLLGCQYPAHSPARPHARSPAHTRTRAPPPPPRDQGSSPNSPPVSASAGPATSPRLRPHAPFIPRRKNNFPPPASFSPGGADLVHYPQMKFGVQHLFPEMFITRPPRPPNENCHNRWYFCW